One window of Curtobacterium sp. 458 genomic DNA carries:
- the uvrB gene encoding excinuclease ABC subunit UvrB gives MEPTRAVRPFEVISEYSPSGDQPAAIAELAGRINAGETDVVLLGATGTGKSATTAWLIEQVQRPTLVLAHNKTLAAQLANEFRGLLPNNAVEYFVSYYDYYQPEAYVPQTDTFIEKDSSVNAEVERLRHSTTNSLLSRRDVVVVSTVSCIYGLGTPEQYMNASVALHVGQTISRDQLVRKFVSMQYQRNDVDFARGTFRVRGDTIEIIPMYEEHAIRIEMFGDEVEALSSLHPLTGSVIEDLPAVSIFPASHYVADTDVMHRAIADIKVELAERLAELEGQGKLLEAQRLRMRTTFDIEMMEQIGFCSGIENYSRHMDGRVAGEAPHCLLDYFPDDFLIVIDESHVTVPQIGAMYEGDASRKRTLVEHGFRLPSALDNRPLTWEEFLERAGQKVYLSATPGRYELGVTDSVVEQIIRPTGLVDPEIVVKPSDGQIDDLLEEIKQRVEKDERVLVTTLTKRMAEELTDFLGNAGVRVRYLHSDVDTLKRVELLTELRQGVYDVLVGINLLREGLDLPEVSLVAILDADKEGFLRSSTSLIQTIGRAARNVSGQVLMYADKMTDSMRNAIEETDRRREKQVAYNLEHGIDPQPLRKKIADITEVLQRENDDTKALLEGRPAADGRRSPTPNLKRGGIAGEGATQLEATIADLNEQMLQAAAELKFELAARLRDEVQDLKKALRQMESAGHVR, from the coding sequence ATCGAGCCCACGCGGGCGGTGCGCCCGTTCGAGGTGATCAGCGAGTACTCGCCGAGCGGTGACCAGCCGGCGGCGATCGCCGAACTGGCCGGTCGCATCAACGCCGGTGAGACCGACGTCGTGCTCCTCGGCGCCACCGGTACGGGCAAGTCGGCGACGACGGCGTGGCTCATCGAGCAGGTGCAGCGCCCGACCCTCGTGCTCGCGCACAACAAGACCCTCGCGGCGCAGCTCGCGAACGAGTTCCGCGGCCTGCTGCCGAACAACGCCGTCGAGTACTTCGTCTCGTACTACGACTACTACCAGCCCGAGGCGTACGTCCCGCAGACGGACACCTTCATCGAGAAGGACTCCTCGGTCAACGCCGAGGTCGAGCGTCTCCGCCACTCCACGACGAACTCGCTGCTCAGCCGACGTGACGTCGTGGTGGTCTCGACGGTGTCCTGCATCTACGGCCTCGGGACGCCCGAGCAGTACATGAACGCCTCGGTCGCGCTGCACGTCGGGCAGACGATCTCCCGGGACCAGCTCGTCCGCAAGTTCGTCTCGATGCAGTACCAGCGCAACGACGTCGACTTCGCGCGCGGCACGTTCCGCGTCCGCGGGGACACCATCGAGATCATCCCGATGTACGAGGAGCACGCGATCCGCATCGAGATGTTCGGTGACGAGGTCGAGGCGCTGTCCTCGCTGCACCCGCTGACGGGGTCCGTGATCGAGGACCTGCCCGCGGTGTCGATCTTCCCCGCGTCGCACTACGTGGCGGACACCGACGTGATGCACCGCGCAATCGCCGACATCAAGGTCGAGCTCGCCGAGCGCCTCGCCGAGCTCGAGGGGCAGGGCAAGCTGCTCGAGGCCCAGCGGCTGCGGATGCGGACCACGTTCGACATCGAGATGATGGAGCAGATCGGCTTCTGCTCGGGCATCGAGAACTACTCCCGCCACATGGACGGCCGTGTGGCGGGCGAGGCCCCGCACTGCCTGCTCGACTACTTCCCCGACGACTTCCTCATCGTGATCGACGAGTCGCACGTCACGGTGCCGCAGATCGGCGCGATGTACGAAGGCGACGCCTCCCGCAAGCGCACCCTGGTCGAGCACGGGTTCCGCCTCCCGAGCGCCCTCGACAACCGCCCGCTCACGTGGGAGGAGTTCCTCGAGCGCGCCGGGCAGAAGGTCTACCTGTCGGCGACCCCCGGCCGGTACGAGCTCGGCGTCACGGACAGCGTCGTCGAGCAGATCATCCGTCCGACGGGCCTGGTCGACCCCGAGATCGTGGTGAAGCCGAGCGACGGCCAGATCGACGACCTCCTCGAGGAGATCAAGCAGCGCGTCGAGAAGGACGAACGTGTCCTCGTCACCACCCTCACGAAGCGCATGGCGGAAGAGCTCACCGACTTCCTCGGCAACGCCGGCGTGCGGGTCCGCTACCTCCACTCCGACGTCGACACGTTGAAGCGCGTCGAGCTCCTCACCGAGCTGCGACAGGGCGTGTACGACGTGCTCGTCGGCATCAACCTCCTGCGTGAGGGGCTCGACCTGCCGGAGGTCTCGCTCGTCGCGATCCTCGACGCCGACAAGGAAGGCTTCCTCCGTTCGTCGACGTCGCTCATCCAGACCATCGGCCGTGCTGCCCGCAACGTCTCGGGCCAGGTGCTCATGTACGCGGACAAGATGACCGACTCGATGCGCAACGCGATCGAGGAGACCGACCGGCGTCGCGAGAAGCAGGTCGCCTACAACCTCGAGCACGGCATCGACCCGCAGCCCCTCCGCAAGAAGATCGCGGACATCACCGAGGTCCTGCAGCGCGAGAACGACGACACGAAGGCGCTGCTCGAGGGCCGGCCCGCAGCTGACGGTCGACGCTCGCCGACGCCGAACCTCAAGCGTGGCGGCATCGCGGGCGAGGGGGCGACGCAACTCGAAGCCACCATCGCGGACCTCAACGAGCAGATGCTGCAGGCGGCGGCCGAGCTCAAGTTCGAGCTCGCCGCCCGGCTCCGGGACGAGGTCCAGGACCTCAAGAAGGCCCTCCGGCAGATGGAGTCGGCCGGGCATGTCCGCTGA
- a CDS encoding SDR family NAD(P)-dependent oxidoreductase, with product MSADAGVPLTVVVTGATAGLGYWASEQLAAAGHRVVLAARSRDRAAAAIESIRSVVPGTEVEHVALDLADLDSVGAAAAALADRLPDGIDALVNNAGVVGSHEQRSTAQGHELQVGTNHLGHFALTARVLPLVERRAGRVVHLGSIAHRWARLDRTDPLGAGHYSSYRQYGRSKLAAMLFGFELAERLADAGSSVASVVAHPGFSLDVLAPDRPLVSATRAEPAWTRPAQRLYAQGKDDGAEPIVHAAVAPGVRSGEYWGPAGWMQLRGPAGRVTAEPKAHDRLEAARLWTASERAAGVAFALDALG from the coding sequence ATGTCCGCTGACGCCGGCGTTCCCCTGACCGTCGTCGTGACGGGGGCGACGGCAGGGCTCGGCTACTGGGCATCGGAGCAGCTCGCCGCAGCGGGGCACCGGGTTGTCCTCGCCGCACGGAGCCGGGATCGTGCCGCTGCAGCGATCGAGAGCATCCGCTCGGTGGTACCGGGGACAGAGGTCGAGCACGTCGCGCTCGACCTGGCCGACCTGGACTCCGTCGGCGCCGCGGCGGCCGCACTCGCAGACCGGCTGCCCGACGGCATCGACGCGCTCGTGAACAACGCCGGCGTGGTCGGCTCGCACGAGCAACGGTCGACCGCGCAGGGGCACGAACTGCAGGTCGGGACGAACCACCTCGGGCACTTCGCCCTGACGGCCCGTGTGCTGCCGCTGGTCGAGCGACGCGCGGGCCGGGTCGTGCACCTCGGATCGATCGCGCACCGATGGGCACGACTCGACCGCACCGATCCGCTCGGCGCCGGGCACTACTCGAGCTACCGGCAGTACGGCCGGAGCAAGCTCGCGGCGATGCTCTTCGGCTTCGAGCTGGCCGAGCGCCTCGCCGACGCCGGATCGTCCGTGGCCAGTGTCGTTGCGCACCCGGGCTTCTCGCTCGACGTCCTCGCCCCGGACCGCCCGCTCGTGTCGGCGACCCGGGCAGAGCCGGCGTGGACCCGGCCCGCGCAGCGCCTGTACGCCCAGGGCAAGGACGACGGCGCCGAGCCGATCGTGCACGCGGCGGTCGCTCCGGGCGTCCGGTCCGGGGAGTACTGGGGGCCGGCGGGGTGGATGCAGCTCCGGGGACCGGCCGGCCGGGTGACGGCCGAACCGAAGGCGCACGACCGGCTCGAGGCCGCCCGGCTCTGGACGGCCAGCGAACGAGCAGCCGGGGTGGCGTTCGCTCTCGACGCACTCGGGTGA